In Chryseobacterium sp. C-71, the genomic window AATGTGGCGGTGGAGCAGGATGATCATTCTTTTTTAAAACTGACAATAAAAGTTAGAAACAAAATCGTTGCGGACGGACTAAATGACGAAACTTTTGATGTAACCAATAAAGGTATTCACTTAAAAGCGCAGGAGTTTAATAATTTATTAGAAGATCCAAATACAATTGTAGTAGATTTCAGAAATCACTACGAGAGTGAAGTCGGTCATTTTGAAGGCGCAATCACTCCCGATGTTGAAACTTTCAGAGAAAGTTTACCCATTATCAACGAACAGTTACAGGATTTTAAAGAAGATAAAAACCTTTTAATGTATTGCACAGGCGGAATTCGTTGTGAAAAAGCCAGCGCTTACTTTAAGCATCGGGGTTTTAAGAATGTTTTTCAGTTGGAAGGCGGAATTATCGAATATGCACGTCAGGTAAAGGAAGAAGGTGTTGAAAGTAAATTTTTAGGTAAAAACTTTGTATTCGACCATCGTTTGGGCGAAAGAATTACAGACGATATTATTTCACAGTGCCACCAATGTGGTAAACCTTGTGACAATCATACCAATTGTGCTAATGATGCTTGTCATTTATTGTTCATTCAATGTGATGAATGTAAAGCGGCGATGGAAAACTGCTGCTCGACAGAATGCTTAGAAATAACGCATTTGCCTGCAGCTGAACAATTAAGATTAAGAAAAGGCTTGCAGGTCGGAAA contains:
- a CDS encoding rhodanese-related sulfurtransferase, translating into MQLYNTLSAEERAQLIDEAGKQRLTLSFYAYAKIEDPKKFRDDLFIAWNALDALGRIYVAHEGINAQMSIPADHLEQLRDTLEAYDFMKGIRLNVAVEQDDHSFLKLTIKVRNKIVADGLNDETFDVTNKGIHLKAQEFNNLLEDPNTIVVDFRNHYESEVGHFEGAITPDVETFRESLPIINEQLQDFKEDKNLLMYCTGGIRCEKASAYFKHRGFKNVFQLEGGIIEYARQVKEEGVESKFLGKNFVFDHRLGERITDDIISQCHQCGKPCDNHTNCANDACHLLFIQCDECKAAMENCCSTECLEITHLPAAEQLRLRKGLQVGNKVFRKGKSDSLTFKNSGDLPDKPLAKAETKNIRQKIAVKKSLIGKAEHYYTKSKIAQFLIEQNELSVGDKVLISGPTTGEQEVTITEIFVDGSSCETAKIGDQITFELPFRVRLSDKIYKILG